Part of the Flavobacteriales bacterium genome, CAACAAAGAGAGTAAAGAAATATAAAATTGTAAAATTGGCTCATCCCACTTTAAGGATATAAAAACTCCTTTAACGGCCATAAAGATGGGTTTTTGTAATATATATATACCAAAACTGATTTCTCCTAAAAAAACCAAACATTTTAAATTGGATAATTTAGTGAGTAGTCCATTATTATTGGAAATTAATAATATTAAAGGCAAGAATATTACGACCAATAAGCCATTATGGAAATTGAGATGTGAATTATATTTCAAAATAATAGCTGCAAGTAATAGAAGCCCTAAAATCATAAAGTCGTAATTTTTTCTTTTGTCTTTTAAAAATTTCAGAAATAAAATCCCCGAGATATTACCCACTAAAAATTCATTCAAGTGAAGCAGAGGAAAATAATGTATAAAACTATGACTGGCAGATGGAAAACCCGTGTAGTAGGAAGACTCTAAAAGATAATGCAATATAAATTGGCTAAATGCCCATATTAAAAAAGTAACTATGGAGAATGTCCACAACTTGGGGCGTTTATAAAAACGATTAAACAAAAAAGGAAAGCATAAGTAAAAAAACCATTCCACCGTTATGGACCATGCAGGGGTGTTAAATGACATCGCTTTAGCCGGTATCCAAGCCTGTTGAAGACTAATACTAAGTAAAAAGTCATTGAGGTTTAAATCGCTGTTAGCAGGAAAAAGAAAATGCTCCAACACTTTAAAACACAATAACAAAACTGCCGCCAAAAAAGTTACGGGATAAATTCTCGCAAAACGTTTTTTCATAAAATTTAAGAACGGTACTTTGTCCTTTTGCCAATAAGCAATAATCATCACAAAACCCGAAAGTATAAAAAAGTAACTAACTCCTAAATTAGCTTGTTGAAACAAAAAAGAGGTGAAGTCAAAATTAAAAGGAGGTATATCTTTAGCATAATGAAATATAACTATGGATATCGCTGCAATAAACCTCGTAAATGTAAGCTGTTCTATTCTCATCAATGGAAAATTGAAGTAGTTTTCGAAGATAACTACAAATTTTGAAATAAATATATGTAAATTCATAGCACGAGTATTATCATACTAATATTATTTACGGTTAATTATTATGGATTTTAACGTATTGATTTACTAATCAACCACTACCCCATATAATTGAATAAAGTCGATTAAATCAATTTATATCACATGAATATTGGACGTGAGAGTTTAGGTATATAATAAGTTTTAAAATATCTGAAAATATAACATCACTAAAAACAAAAGATAAGGAAAAAACTATTTCACATTGAATATAGAAATAGAATATTCAAACCTAAAAAGTATTTTAATATCCTCTCATATAGTTTCTTGGTCCGAATCAAATGATGATGAAAGATTAGATGTAGAAAA contains:
- a CDS encoding acyltransferase, which encodes MNLHIFISKFVVIFENYFNFPLMRIEQLTFTRFIAAISIVIFHYAKDIPPFNFDFTSFLFQQANLGVSYFFILSGFVMIIAYWQKDKVPFLNFMKKRFARIYPVTFLAAVLLLCFKVLEHFLFPANSDLNLNDFLLSISLQQAWIPAKAMSFNTPAWSITVEWFFYLCFPFLFNRFYKRPKLWTFSIVTFLIWAFSQFILHYLLESSYYTGFPSASHSFIHYFPLLHLNEFLVGNISGILFLKFLKDKRKNYDFMILGLLLLAAIILKYNSHLNFHNGLLVVIFLPLILLISNNNGLLTKLSNLKCLVFLGEISFGIYILQKPIFMAVKGVFISLKWDEPILQFYISLLSLLLVSAVSFKYFEGPLRKKISNFSVSKSS